One genomic window of Halogeometricum sp. S3BR5-2 includes the following:
- a CDS encoding DUF2240 family protein yields MSLEVAVAVPFKQRGTDRLGEGEFVVALSLDRDWFSPDQAKRLIDVAAGRGLVAREDGQVVASFDPADVAVPEDYEPDQSILREQSAFERMLDALVAAGHDKREAVAAVNDLQRRLGVSVEAAAALYAKRRGVDVGDAARAAREEL; encoded by the coding sequence ATGAGCCTCGAGGTGGCGGTGGCGGTGCCGTTCAAACAGCGCGGAACCGACCGCCTGGGCGAGGGGGAGTTCGTCGTCGCCCTCTCGTTGGACCGGGACTGGTTCTCCCCCGACCAGGCGAAGCGCCTCATCGACGTCGCCGCCGGCCGCGGACTGGTCGCGCGCGAGGACGGACAGGTCGTCGCCTCGTTCGACCCCGCGGACGTCGCCGTGCCGGAGGACTACGAACCCGACCAGTCCATCCTGCGCGAGCAGTCGGCGTTCGAGCGGATGCTCGACGCCCTCGTCGCCGCCGGCCACGACAAGCGGGAGGCCGTCGCGGCCGTCAACGACCTCCAGCGGCGACTCGGCGTCAGCGTGGAGGCGGCCGCCGCCCTCTACGCGAAGCGCCGCGGCGTCGACGTGGGCGACGCCGCGCGGGCGGCCCGCGAGGAACTGTAA